The Nocardioides sp. S-1144 genome includes a region encoding these proteins:
- a CDS encoding enoyl-CoA hydratase-related protein — MATTPAADAVHEELVHLRVDGPVATVTLDSPHNRNALSRRLVTELADRLARAEADEDVRVVRLVSSGRVFCSGADLAEAAAEGMSAGTRAIVDLQRFVVGMSKPVVTVVRGAARAGGIGLVAASDVVVAAEDATFALTEVKLGLAPAIISLTVLPRLTSRAAAYAALSGAVFTGAEAVPMGLVTRAVPAEDLDAAVEAVCAELATGSPQGLRETKALLARDLLARIEADADEMAELSARLFGSDAAREAMQAFLSRPRS, encoded by the coding sequence ATGGCCACGACACCCGCCGCGGACGCCGTCCACGAGGAGCTCGTCCACCTGCGCGTGGACGGCCCCGTCGCGACGGTCACCCTCGACTCCCCGCACAACCGCAACGCGCTCTCGCGCCGGCTGGTGACCGAGCTGGCCGACCGGCTCGCGCGGGCCGAGGCCGACGAGGACGTCCGTGTCGTCCGGCTGGTCTCGAGCGGGCGGGTCTTCTGCTCCGGCGCCGACCTCGCGGAGGCCGCCGCCGAGGGGATGTCGGCCGGCACCCGCGCGATCGTCGACCTGCAGCGCTTCGTCGTGGGCATGTCGAAGCCGGTCGTCACGGTGGTCCGGGGGGCCGCCCGCGCCGGGGGCATCGGCCTGGTCGCCGCCTCCGACGTGGTCGTGGCCGCCGAGGACGCCACCTTCGCGCTCACCGAGGTCAAGCTCGGTCTGGCGCCGGCGATCATCTCCCTCACCGTCCTGCCCCGCCTGACGTCGCGCGCCGCGGCCTACGCCGCCCTGAGCGGCGCCGTCTTCACCGGCGCCGAGGCGGTCCCGATGGGCCTGGTGACCCGCGCCGTCCCCGCCGAGGACCTCGACGCCGCGGTCGAGGCGGTGTGCGCCGAGCTCGCCACCGGCTCGCCCCAGGGGCTGCGCGAGACCAAGGCGCTGCTCGCCCGCGACCTGCTCGCCCGGATCGAGGCGGACGCCGACGAGATGGCCGAGCTGTCGGCCCGGCTCTTCGGCTCCGACGCCGCCCGCGAGGCGATGCAGGCGTTCCTGTCGCGCCCTCGGTCCTGA
- a CDS encoding HelD family protein, with the protein MTEELVEQEIAREQRFVDRVHRQLEDAGRAAQQLAREGHERGRLGHEGGLVERDAMVFQAAKRIAQLDAAHEGLVFGRLDLRPERDPEPRYVGRIGLRDENRDSLLIDWRAPAAAVFYQATAATPQDVVRRRVLRSAGTTVTSVEDELLDAEGNTEDLPILGEGALMAQLSRARDRTMHSIVATIQAEQDKAIRAPSRGVTTISGGPGVGKTVVALHRAAYLLYTDRRRYESGGVLVVGPSGVFMRYIERVLPSLGETAVALRSLGEVVDGVRATRHDEPAVADIKGAVRMAELMRRAARQQAPGSPTSYRVFWYDTTIVLDRGLLGRLRRQIMSQGRRNRQLPRVTPTLLDAMWRQVRSERGRDQGRESFDDDMLGNDDFLDFVLAWWPPVTAPEVLGWLRDPDLLARVGEGVVTPEEQRLLLKSWAGLGDAPTGGGLSVADVALLDELRYALGDVPARTDDERDDPISLIEGGVDIQELMTASDREYAPSGRAWSAPTHSIDDDPFAHVLIDEAQDLTPMQWRMVGRRGRTASWTIVGDPAQSSWPVPAESAEARAEALAGKEIHEFHLSTNYRNSAEIYAFAAAYAERVGLDVDLPTAVRSTGVEPRRVGPAGSAAELEASVREAVVEVAGQVGGTVGVVVPVARRSEVNAWLASWPELADDARGARAAVDSSVTPSGEDRVVVLTGLDTKGLEFDAIVVVRPQEIEEESLTGRSTLYVVLTRATQLLTTVS; encoded by the coding sequence GTGACAGAAGAGCTCGTCGAGCAGGAGATCGCGCGCGAACAACGGTTCGTGGACCGCGTTCACCGCCAGCTCGAGGATGCGGGCAGGGCTGCGCAGCAGCTGGCCCGCGAAGGACACGAACGCGGGCGCCTCGGCCACGAGGGCGGTCTCGTCGAGCGCGACGCGATGGTCTTCCAGGCCGCCAAGCGGATCGCCCAGCTCGACGCCGCGCACGAGGGCCTGGTCTTCGGGCGCCTCGACCTGCGCCCCGAGCGCGACCCCGAGCCCCGGTACGTCGGCCGGATCGGCCTGCGCGACGAGAACCGCGACTCCCTGCTCATCGACTGGCGCGCGCCCGCGGCCGCGGTGTTCTACCAGGCCACCGCGGCCACCCCGCAGGACGTCGTCCGCCGCCGGGTGCTGCGCTCGGCCGGCACGACGGTGACCAGCGTCGAGGACGAGCTCCTCGACGCCGAGGGCAACACCGAGGACCTGCCGATCCTCGGTGAGGGCGCGCTGATGGCCCAGCTGTCGCGGGCCCGCGACCGCACCATGCACTCCATCGTCGCCACGATCCAGGCCGAGCAGGACAAGGCGATCCGGGCGCCCAGCCGCGGGGTCACCACCATCTCCGGCGGCCCGGGCGTCGGCAAGACCGTCGTCGCGCTGCACCGCGCGGCGTACCTGCTCTACACCGACCGGCGCCGCTACGAGTCCGGCGGCGTCCTCGTCGTCGGCCCCAGCGGGGTGTTCATGCGCTACATCGAGCGGGTGCTGCCCTCGCTCGGCGAGACCGCGGTGGCCCTGCGCTCCCTCGGTGAGGTCGTCGACGGCGTCCGCGCCACCCGGCACGACGAGCCGGCGGTGGCCGACATCAAGGGCGCGGTCCGGATGGCGGAGCTGATGCGCCGCGCGGCGCGTCAGCAGGCGCCCGGCAGCCCGACGTCGTACCGGGTGTTCTGGTACGACACCACGATCGTGCTGGACCGCGGCCTGCTCGGGCGGCTGCGCCGCCAGATCATGTCGCAGGGGCGCCGCAACCGGCAGCTGCCGCGCGTCACGCCGACGCTGCTCGACGCGATGTGGCGCCAGGTGCGCAGCGAGCGCGGCCGCGACCAGGGCCGGGAGTCCTTCGACGACGACATGCTCGGCAACGACGACTTCCTCGACTTCGTGCTGGCCTGGTGGCCGCCGGTCACCGCGCCGGAGGTGCTCGGCTGGCTGCGCGACCCCGACCTGCTCGCCCGCGTCGGCGAGGGCGTCGTGACGCCCGAGGAGCAGCGGCTGCTGCTCAAGTCGTGGGCCGGCCTCGGCGACGCGCCGACCGGCGGCGGCCTCTCGGTCGCCGACGTCGCCCTGCTCGACGAGCTGCGCTACGCCCTGGGCGACGTCCCGGCCCGCACCGACGACGAGCGCGACGACCCGATCTCGCTGATCGAGGGCGGCGTCGACATCCAGGAGCTGATGACGGCCTCCGACCGCGAGTACGCGCCGTCCGGGCGCGCGTGGTCGGCGCCGACGCACTCCATCGACGACGACCCGTTCGCCCACGTCCTCATCGACGAGGCGCAGGACCTGACGCCGATGCAGTGGCGGATGGTCGGCCGGCGCGGGCGCACGGCGTCCTGGACGATCGTCGGCGACCCCGCCCAGTCGTCGTGGCCGGTCCCGGCCGAGTCGGCCGAGGCACGCGCCGAGGCGCTCGCCGGCAAGGAGATCCACGAGTTCCACCTCTCGACCAACTACCGCAACTCGGCCGAGATCTACGCCTTCGCCGCGGCCTACGCCGAGCGGGTCGGCCTCGACGTCGACCTGCCCACCGCGGTCCGCTCCACCGGCGTCGAGCCGAGGCGGGTCGGCCCGGCCGGCAGCGCCGCCGAGCTGGAGGCCTCGGTGCGCGAGGCCGTGGTCGAGGTGGCCGGCCAGGTCGGCGGCACGGTCGGCGTCGTGGTCCCGGTGGCGCGGCGGTCCGAGGTCAACGCGTGGCTGGCCTCGTGGCCCGAGCTGGCCGACGACGCCCGCGGCGCCCGCGCGGCGGTCGACTCGTCGGTCACGCCGTCGGGCGAGGACCGCGTCGTCGTCCTCACCGGCCTCGACACCAAGGGGCTGGAGTTCGACGCGATCGTCGTCGTCCGGCCGCAGGAGATCGAGGAGGAGTCGCTCACGGGCCGCTCGACCCTGTACGTCGTCCTCACCCGCGCGACCCAGCTGCTCACGACCGTCAGCTGA
- a CDS encoding type I glutamate--ammonia ligase, with amino-acid sequence MREQVLGHLAAMGVRMKYAHGEVGNILEDERQLVQHEIEFWPVPVEQAADALVLAKWVVREVAHAQGLEATFAPSVSGEGAGSGLHVHSRLVRDGASAIVDADGIDDTGRRLVAGYLTAARALTAFGNTRVDVVPALQRRRRVARGDLLGRDRPHRARARAPGVGR; translated from the coding sequence GTGCGCGAGCAGGTCCTGGGCCACCTCGCGGCGATGGGGGTGCGGATGAAGTACGCCCACGGCGAGGTCGGGAACATCCTCGAGGACGAGCGCCAGCTGGTGCAGCACGAGATCGAGTTCTGGCCGGTGCCGGTCGAGCAGGCGGCGGACGCCCTGGTCCTGGCCAAGTGGGTGGTGCGCGAGGTCGCCCACGCCCAGGGTCTGGAGGCCACCTTCGCGCCGTCGGTCAGCGGCGAGGGCGCGGGCAGCGGCCTGCACGTCCACAGCCGGCTGGTCCGCGACGGGGCGAGCGCGATCGTCGACGCCGACGGGATCGACGACACCGGCCGGCGCCTGGTCGCGGGCTACCTGACCGCGGCGCGGGCCCTGACCGCGTTCGGCAACACCCGTGTCGACGTCGTACCTGCGCTTCAGCGACGGCGACGAGTCGCCCGAGGGGATCTGCTGGGGCGAGACCGACCGCACCGGGCTCGTGCGCGTGCCCCTGGCGTGGGTCGGTGA
- a CDS encoding RNA polymerase sigma factor encodes MRVDASYPLTDLVSAAQDGEQDAWNAIVDRFLPLVGAIARQHRLSEADGDDVGQTVWLRLVEHLHELREPAALPGWIRTTARHECLRVLAARGRTRVADPQEDHTLDVATDDVAGDDLLALERRQALREGLAELPAARRELLLLLLTDPPLAYAEISARLGIPVGSIGPTRARALDQLRATRALRDLGGVPT; translated from the coding sequence ATGCGCGTGGACGCGTCCTACCCCCTGACCGACCTCGTCTCGGCAGCCCAGGACGGTGAGCAGGATGCGTGGAACGCGATCGTCGACCGGTTCCTCCCCCTCGTGGGGGCGATCGCCCGACAGCACCGGCTCTCCGAGGCCGACGGCGACGACGTCGGCCAGACGGTGTGGCTGCGCCTGGTCGAGCACCTGCACGAGCTGCGCGAGCCGGCCGCCCTCCCGGGCTGGATCCGGACGACGGCCCGCCACGAGTGCCTGCGGGTGCTGGCCGCCCGGGGCCGCACCCGTGTCGCGGACCCCCAGGAGGACCACACCCTCGACGTCGCCACCGACGACGTCGCCGGCGACGACCTGCTCGCCCTCGAGCGCCGCCAGGCGCTCCGCGAGGGCCTGGCCGAGCTCCCGGCGGCCCGGCGGGAGCTGCTGCTCCTGCTGCTCACCGACCCGCCCCTCGCCTACGCCGAGATCAGCGCCCGGCTCGGCATCCCGGTCGGGAGCATCGGCCCGACCCGGGCCCGCGCCCTCGACCAGCTGCGGGCGACCCGCGCGCTGCGCGACCTGGGAGGAGTCCCGACATGA
- a CDS encoding S8 family peptidase, translating into MAEPRRPHLFSRIAGLARGVRPRGAWWPPRLPGRERVVRNQDAEIARIQLRILTEALDKTGGVAVHEGKGRDDSYLYRPEQVLTLADEVGRVESFFRERTEQFAGEVRTIERIGNVRRLSLPARLDAQGVPETLDELDEALGEGVVRPDHVLYVTPGGSGKLCPADEPETCGVAAPVPGLNPDAGAGRGVKVSVVDTGWWEPAGSSSTTPWLKGVHGDAEHVDPAAIHPYAGHGTFVAGVVRCLAPGTEIEVEGIMPHGGACYESDIARELNEALSDPERPQLISISAGTYTRRNLGLLTFEALSRAFDLEEGEKAPLVVAAAGNDTSTRPFWPAAYPWVVGVGSLDSGGVVSSFSNVGPWVDVYAHGRDLVNAYPVGRYVCHEPPHRGEVRRFDGIARWSGTSFATPVVTGSLAAYMAAHDVHARRAHADLVAGGRHLHDPRAGDIVALGPPFV; encoded by the coding sequence ATGGCCGAGCCGCGCAGACCGCACCTGTTCTCCCGGATCGCGGGCCTCGCGCGGGGCGTCCGACCCCGGGGTGCCTGGTGGCCGCCGCGGCTGCCGGGGCGCGAGCGCGTCGTGCGCAACCAGGACGCCGAGATCGCGCGGATCCAGCTCCGCATCCTGACCGAGGCCCTCGACAAGACCGGGGGCGTCGCCGTCCACGAGGGCAAGGGGCGCGACGACAGCTACCTCTACCGGCCGGAGCAGGTGCTCACCCTGGCCGACGAGGTCGGCCGCGTGGAGTCGTTCTTCCGGGAGCGGACCGAGCAGTTCGCCGGCGAGGTGCGCACCATCGAGCGGATCGGGAACGTCCGGCGCCTCTCCCTCCCGGCCCGGCTCGACGCCCAGGGGGTGCCCGAGACGCTCGACGAGCTCGACGAGGCGCTGGGCGAGGGCGTGGTGCGCCCCGACCACGTCCTCTACGTCACGCCCGGCGGCTCCGGCAAGCTGTGCCCGGCCGACGAGCCCGAGACCTGCGGCGTGGCCGCCCCCGTCCCGGGCCTGAACCCGGACGCCGGCGCCGGCCGGGGGGTCAAGGTCTCCGTCGTCGACACCGGCTGGTGGGAGCCGGCCGGCTCGAGCAGCACCACGCCCTGGCTCAAGGGCGTCCACGGCGACGCCGAGCACGTCGACCCGGCCGCGATCCACCCCTACGCCGGGCACGGGACGTTCGTGGCGGGCGTCGTGCGCTGCCTCGCGCCCGGCACCGAGATCGAGGTGGAGGGGATCATGCCGCACGGCGGTGCGTGCTACGAGTCCGACATCGCCCGCGAGCTCAACGAGGCGCTGAGCGACCCCGAGCGCCCGCAGCTGATCTCGATCTCCGCCGGCACCTACACCCGGCGCAACCTCGGCCTGCTCACCTTCGAGGCCCTCTCGCGCGCCTTCGACCTGGAGGAGGGCGAGAAGGCGCCGCTGGTCGTGGCGGCGGCCGGCAACGACACCAGCACCCGGCCGTTCTGGCCGGCCGCCTACCCGTGGGTGGTCGGCGTGGGGTCGCTCGACAGCGGCGGGGTCGTCTCCAGCTTCTCCAACGTCGGGCCGTGGGTCGACGTCTACGCCCACGGCCGCGACCTGGTCAACGCCTACCCGGTCGGCCGCTACGTGTGCCACGAGCCCCCGCACCGCGGCGAGGTCCGCCGCTTCGACGGCATCGCCCGGTGGAGCGGGACGTCGTTCGCGACCCCGGTGGTCACGGGCTCCCTCGCGGCCTACATGGCGGCGCACGACGTCCACGCACGGCGGGCCCACGCCGACCTGGTCGCCGGCGGGCGGCACCTGCACGACCCGCGCGCCGGCGACATCGTGGCGCTGGGGCCGCCGTTCGTCTGA
- a CDS encoding CHAT domain-containing protein, whose amino-acid sequence MADVDLVDLALDDPDAAERGARAVLGSSPSPERRVRALQALGIVHRDRGSPDLALGDLRDAVLTATALGDAALVSDVRATYGLTLVEAGQRRRGLHELDRATFDVDHPTARTRLRRSMALLWVGRRAESHEEMLRAARAFAEQGDRLWHARTLHHLGLVELALGDLDAAAEHTRQAIALFTPDDDPLEPLWAEQNLGEIAVANGDLARALAVFDGVAAEYLRLGRPRPHLAVTRCRALRAAGLPREAVEVAREALAGTTVHPMDRAALELVAASALVQVEERPEAAVLARAARDGYRRLGNTWAEAQARLVLVRARRGERGVRWDREAREVAALLHAERIDDAPLALTLAAERSAASERSALLAAAATYRSGRPALVRASGWWATALARDDVGDSGGVLRACGRGLDALDEHRTTLGSTELRALATGHGRELAALALRHAALAGGPRTLLRWSERWRATALAQPPVTPGDEPVLASLAALRDNGRRLAEARAGGEATDQLDQERRRLERAVRAEHHRQSGRQAGPAAVAEHLDVDHLVDEVGEGCLVELVDVDGVLHVLVVHRGRVRRAVAGTTADALALTGSAAFVLRRAARGRPFTPGDLRRRLQDTLLGPAARLLPDGPVTVVPTSRLHGVPWALLPALAARPFAVVPSAAQWLRARAVPVPAARPGDVVLLAGPGLGTGGAEVPVLGRRRPDAVLLDGADATVAASMAALDGVRLAHVAAHGRFRADSPLFSALELADGPLTVHDLERLRVAPHRVVLSACESGVLAPVGADELLGLASALFALGTAGLVCSVAEVDDAATAALMVDLHAHLDAGLDPGAALHAVRAAAPGDPTATAFVALGV is encoded by the coding sequence ATGGCCGACGTCGACCTCGTCGATCTCGCGCTCGACGACCCGGACGCCGCCGAACGCGGCGCGCGCGCCGTGCTGGGCTCGTCCCCGTCACCGGAGCGCCGGGTCCGGGCGCTCCAGGCGCTGGGCATCGTGCACCGCGACCGGGGCAGCCCGGACCTCGCCCTCGGCGACCTGCGCGACGCCGTCCTGACCGCGACCGCCCTCGGCGACGCCGCGCTGGTCAGCGACGTCCGCGCGACCTACGGGCTCACGCTCGTCGAGGCCGGCCAGCGCCGGCGGGGGCTGCACGAGCTCGACCGGGCCACCTTCGACGTCGACCACCCCACCGCGCGCACCCGGTTGCGCCGCTCGATGGCGCTGCTGTGGGTCGGGCGCCGCGCGGAGTCGCACGAGGAGATGCTGCGCGCGGCGCGGGCGTTCGCCGAGCAGGGCGACCGGCTCTGGCACGCCCGCACGCTGCACCACCTCGGCCTCGTCGAGCTGGCCCTCGGCGACCTGGACGCGGCGGCGGAGCACACCCGGCAGGCGATCGCCCTCTTCACCCCCGACGACGACCCCCTCGAACCGTTGTGGGCCGAGCAGAACCTCGGCGAGATCGCCGTCGCGAACGGGGACCTGGCCCGGGCGCTCGCGGTCTTCGACGGCGTGGCGGCGGAGTACCTGCGCCTGGGGCGCCCCCGCCCGCACCTGGCCGTCACCCGCTGCCGTGCGCTGCGGGCGGCGGGACTGCCCCGAGAGGCGGTCGAGGTCGCCCGGGAGGCCCTCGCCGGGACGACGGTGCACCCGATGGACCGCGCGGCGCTCGAGCTCGTCGCGGCCTCGGCGCTGGTGCAGGTCGAGGAGCGCCCCGAGGCGGCGGTGCTGGCCCGCGCCGCCCGCGACGGCTACCGGAGGCTGGGCAACACCTGGGCCGAGGCCCAGGCCCGGCTGGTCCTGGTGCGGGCCCGCCGCGGCGAGCGGGGCGTCCGGTGGGACCGGGAGGCGCGCGAGGTCGCGGCGCTGCTGCACGCCGAGCGGATCGACGACGCCCCGCTCGCGCTGACCCTGGCCGCCGAGCGGTCGGCGGCGTCCGAGCGGTCCGCGCTGCTCGCCGCGGCCGCCACCTACCGCTCCGGGCGCCCGGCCCTGGTGCGGGCCAGCGGCTGGTGGGCCACCGCCCTGGCCCGCGACGACGTCGGCGACAGCGGCGGCGTGCTGCGGGCCTGCGGGCGCGGCCTCGACGCGCTCGACGAGCACCGCACCACCCTCGGCAGCACCGAGCTGCGCGCCCTGGCCACCGGCCACGGCCGCGAGCTGGCGGCGCTGGCGCTGCGGCACGCGGCCCTGGCCGGGGGGCCGCGCACGCTGCTGCGGTGGAGCGAGCGGTGGCGGGCGACCGCGCTCGCGCAGCCACCGGTCACCCCCGGCGACGAGCCGGTGCTGGCGTCGTTGGCGGCCCTGCGCGACAACGGACGACGTCTCGCCGAGGCCCGCGCCGGCGGAGAGGCCACCGACCAGCTCGACCAGGAGCGGCGCCGCCTCGAGCGGGCCGTGCGCGCCGAGCACCACCGCCAGTCGGGGCGACAGGCCGGCCCGGCGGCCGTGGCCGAGCACCTCGACGTCGACCACCTCGTCGACGAGGTCGGCGAGGGCTGCCTGGTCGAGCTCGTCGACGTCGACGGCGTCCTGCACGTGCTCGTCGTGCACCGCGGCCGGGTCCGCCGCGCGGTCGCCGGGACGACGGCCGACGCGCTCGCGCTCACCGGCTCGGCGGCGTTCGTGCTCCGGCGCGCGGCGCGCGGGCGGCCGTTCACGCCGGGCGACCTCCGGCGGCGGCTGCAGGACACGCTCCTCGGGCCCGCCGCCCGGCTGCTGCCCGACGGCCCGGTCACCGTCGTCCCGACCAGCCGGCTTCACGGCGTCCCGTGGGCGCTGCTGCCGGCGCTGGCCGCCCGGCCGTTCGCCGTCGTCCCCTCGGCCGCGCAGTGGCTGCGGGCGCGGGCCGTGCCGGTGCCCGCGGCGCGTCCCGGCGACGTCGTCCTGCTGGCCGGGCCGGGCCTCGGCACCGGCGGCGCCGAGGTACCGGTGCTCGGGCGGCGGCGCCCGGACGCCGTCCTGCTCGACGGGGCCGACGCCACCGTCGCCGCGTCGATGGCCGCCCTCGACGGCGTCCGGCTGGCGCACGTCGCGGCGCACGGCCGGTTCCGCGCCGACAGCCCGCTCTTCTCGGCCCTCGAGCTGGCCGACGGCCCGCTCACCGTGCACGACCTCGAGCGGCTGCGGGTCGCCCCGCACCGGGTGGTGCTCTCGGCCTGCGAGTCCGGCGTGCTCGCGCCGGTCGGCGCCGACGAGCTCCTCGGCCTCGCCTCGGCCCTCTTCGCGCTCGGCACCGCCGGCCTGGTGTGCAGCGTCGCCGAGGTCGACGACGCCGCGACCGCCGCGCTGATGGTCGACCTCCACGCCCACCTCGACGCCGGCCTCGACCCCGGCGCCGCGCTGCACGCCGTCCGGGCCGCGGCACCGGGCGACCCGACCGCGACGGCGTTCGTCGCGCTCGGGGTCTGA
- a CDS encoding type I glutamate--ammonia ligase, with the protein MSTSYLRFSDGDESPEGICWGETDRTGLVRVPLAWVGDVLPAMVAHANPGSTATIPEPDVHPQTIELRLADGSADVHLLLAGMAVAARAGLADPDSLEVAERLNTADHDDFEQLPTSCAESADALEAARDRFEADGVFPASLVDAVLERLRSDEDRALVKKVRKDPDARAELVRRHWHVG; encoded by the coding sequence GTGTCGACGTCGTACCTGCGCTTCAGCGACGGCGACGAGTCGCCCGAGGGGATCTGCTGGGGCGAGACCGACCGCACCGGGCTCGTGCGCGTGCCCCTGGCGTGGGTCGGTGACGTGCTGCCCGCGATGGTCGCGCACGCGAACCCCGGCAGCACCGCGACGATCCCGGAGCCGGACGTCCACCCGCAGACGATCGAGCTGCGCCTGGCCGACGGCTCCGCCGACGTCCACCTGCTGCTGGCCGGGATGGCGGTCGCGGCCCGGGCCGGGCTCGCCGACCCCGACAGCCTCGAGGTGGCCGAGCGGCTCAACACCGCCGACCACGACGACTTCGAGCAGCTCCCGACGTCGTGCGCGGAGTCGGCCGACGCGCTCGAGGCCGCCCGGGACCGCTTCGAGGCCGACGGCGTCTTCCCCGCCTCGCTGGTCGACGCCGTCCTCGAGCGGCTGCGCAGCGACGAGGACCGGGCGCTGGTGAAGAAGGTCCGCAAGGACCCGGACGCGCGGGCCGAGCTGGTGCGCCGGCACTGGCACGTCGGCTGA